The Triticum aestivum cultivar Chinese Spring chromosome 5A, IWGSC CS RefSeq v2.1, whole genome shotgun sequence genomic sequence TCTTCTACTCTTGTTCCTCCTGGCCTACTCGTGCAGCGCATCGCCCAGCGGTCAACCCTCCTGTCCTGTAAAGTGGGTTGGCTCGATGTTCCCATACTGACAATGCCCAAACATGACAAATTTTTGCATGATTTTCAGATTGCATCACTGGACAGGAAACAATGGTCCTGGAAATTAATCAAAGCACCAAAGTCTCACCATTAATCTATGGACGACGTCGTTCTCCCAATCGGAATCCTCGTGGTCCCAAATGCTAAATTGTTCAAACTATGTAAGAGAACCGCACCAGTCAATCGAGCATGAAACGATGGTGATATGAACCAAATACTGTGTGAACATTTTGTAAACCTGTGTAGTATTTATGAGTGAAACTGCCTTGAAATGCAACATATCAACACATTTATACCAGTTGTGCGATGTGCCCTGTTAGTTTGCCATTCCATAATCCATTGCCATCAAAGTAGCTGGCATAATGCCCTCAAAATCGTTCCCAGGGTGATCCATTAACCTAGAGACAGAACACCAATTTCAGTAAACAAATAAGCAAAACATAAGGTTGTAATGTAATGAAGATCTCAGCTGTacaataaaaaagagagaagctaTTGCATCTAATTAGAAGCAGCAGTGCATGTTATGGTATATACTTatattatgtacatatttcgatATCAAAACACCCAAGTAGTCTGTTAACATATTCACAATGCTCCGTCAATGGTAAAACAGTGCTAGTGTAATGAGTGAAAGTTTATTTGTGCCTCTTTGTACCTCCAGCATCAAGGCCATTCTTCTCGTCTCAATATTCCAGAGCAGCAAAACAAATGAGTCGAAGCTTTGATAGATAGCATGCGTTGTTATACGCTCGGCAGAACAATCCAAACTACAGTCCAAAAATCATTTGCGGACGTGATAAATTATGACATTGGTTGGTGAGGAACTGCCCCTATCCAAATATCCTGGATCGATACAAATTAAAATTAGTCCAATGTATACAGATGAACAGCATTCAGTATTCCTCAAACAGCAACATCCATACAGCTGAAAATACAGTAAATATCAATACAGATTCAACAAACAAGGTTTCTAACAAACCAAAGTGAATTAGCTGAGTATGTCTAGGTAATGAATGTATTCGGCAAGGTACTGCTCAAGTGCTCAATATGTCTTGGACCCAGATAAGTTCAAACGGAGTTAACCGTAGCCATCTCGATGTAATTACTGCTGTAATTAGTATCAATGACGATTTCTGCGAACGTACAGAGAATCTACCGTGCTCACTACTTGTGTTCCGGAAAACAGAACAGTTCCATTTCATGATCCGGTACCTTCCCTTGCTATTCTCTCGCAAAATTCTCCCCGTGAATGAAGAAGAAGAATACAGACGTGAACTGACCTTGTCGATGCGATCCCACCAGTGGAACTCGGGCTCGATCAAACTGCGGCCGTAGTTGAGCATCACCGTCGGATAGAAGAGCGCCCTGGCGAATACCTccacgaacgcacgcttcacgcCTAAGCTGCCCGCCTCATCACGCCAGTCAGAGACCATCTCGCCGCCGACACCCGCCTCACCGCCGacgcccctctcctcctcccgcccGGAGGGAAGCGCCGGGGGCATCTCATCGACGCCCCTCGCCCCATCCGGCTCGCCGCTGACGTCCCTCTCCCCCTCCCACTCGGAGGGAGGCACCAGGAGCATCTCATCGACGCCCCTCACCCCGTTGCGCTCGCAGCTGCCCCCCACCTCCTCCCATGCCCACTCCCAGCCCCAGGGCTCCACCTCGCCGCTGTCGACGCGGCTGACCCCTACCTCCTCCCGCTCCCAGGGATCCGCCTCGGCCTCGCAGCGACGTATCCGAGGCGCGGTGGTGGCGGTGCAGGCGGCGGCGTCCTGGTGATCcacgacggcggcgacggtcgccggcgtctccctgactcggcggcggcggctgcatccCGGGAGAGGAGGAGCAGCGGCTTGGGATCTCGTTCGCGTCTTCCCTACGAGGTCCGCGGCGGCGATCTAGTGCGTCTGCAGTCACAGATCGTAGGTCGAGGGGATCGAGAGGGCAGTCTCGCTCGTGCGTGCGATTTCTGGTTTTTTTCGTAGGTTTTCTTCCAGGACGGGAGGTTGGGCGGGTGCGGGACTCGATCgcggtttttttttggtttttcgcgGCTGGGAGGAAGGTGGGAGGAAGTatcaaagaagtaccaaaaaagaccgagtgaggtgggacgaaaataaaatccggaacgcgacctaccaactgagacattaggagtagagattcttCTCTCTAGCAATTTTCTGCCGGATTTTTACACGCCGCACTTTGTTCTTGGGCTGGCCCACCCGGACGCGGCTGTGAGCGCCGGTTGCGTTTCCGGGCGCGCTCCCCAGACGTTGGCCTCACCGCAACAACGTGCGTGCTTGTAGTTTGTTTTGTTGCAGTGAATCGTAAAGTGAACAGCtattctttatttttatttattttttatgggCAAACATTTATTCATTATTGATGATGGAACACTATATTCTGAGGGGTTGCATTGTAGTACAAAGGACGGGAATCAATGATGATTGTTAGACTCGAGGCGGTTGCCAATAAGaatggattttttttttgaattcttgCATAGATTATTTTTTAAAATCACTATAGTTttactaaagcacatctagatacATGCCCTAAGTATTACGCATCTAAATTCTACTCCCTCAATTcgaaattacttgtcgtagaaatagatgtatctagacattttttagttctagatacatccagttctGCGACCAGTAATTCGAAACGGAGGAAGTATGTCACTAATTTCAGGTAAAGATTCGTGTGCGTATTTTCCAttcctctttttattttttatgtttgaTTGAGTCATCTAGTCCCTAAAAAAGGCATATATCTCTACCCAAATGATAAGTACCTGGTATGAGCACATGACAAATCGAATGTTTTCGATGGCAAGTCTAGTGACGCAAGGATGTAAGTTAGTTGACACACAAAGCAATTTTCTGTTAAAAAAAAACTAAAGCACGAAGTtgccatgcttgccaactaaaattGGCATCCTCACGTCACTAAATTTGTCACCGAAAACGTTCAATTTGCCATGTGCTCGTAGCTGACGTCCGGACGTTATCGGATTCCTATCTCTATCATTAAAAGGGAGCTGGTAGCGTCGTCTCCACATCCCACCACCCTCTTCCACAGAGGgttttaactaaaaaaacaaattgCATGACTCCCTTTGATTTCCTCCCTTCAACGAGCGTTTTTACCTCTTCCAACTCCCGCTTCATCGTTGCCACCTTCGTCCGTTCCACACACTCTTTTCCGTTCGTCATTGCCACCTTCGGCCAGTTTTTTGTCCGCCACACATGAGAAAAATCACCGAGCAGGCAACCAGCACAGTGTCTCCATCCTTCTTCAAGCATAAAATCGATCCATGTTCCCCATTTTTCGTCGCATGCTTGCCATTCATGAATATCGTCCACAGCCAGCCAACACCCCCCACATCCGTTGCAGCCAACATCCCAGACCTCGTCCTCTCCTTGACTCACCGGTGCTACCTCAACTCACCCTTAGATCCCATGTTTTGTGCATATTCTTGAAGAGCTGGCTATACTCTTTATCTCGGTGAACCCTAACCACCGCCAACCATTTGATTGATTCTGGCGGCAATGACTCATCATCTACCACAACATCATCATGATCCCTCTTTTGTCAAGCCCAAGCTCCTCATCAAGCTCTCGACATCATCTTCCCCCGCCGTACCCAAGGACAAGGTGCCACCAGATGCAAAATTAGCCAAACCCTAGATGCAAAGTGCTCCAAGGCTAGGAAGAAGTGAAAAGACCGCCCCTTGATCATCGTGAGAATAGTCTGCGGCTAGGAGACATGGAGACAAGGGTAGGGTTAAACTCAACGCTGACGACGAGAGGATGAAACCATAAATTGAGGGAAAACTTTATTTGTTCTTCCGGAATGCTAAAAATTTGAAGTCGGATTTTTAGGTATGGCAAATTGAACATTTTTCATGACAATTTATTTTGACGCGAAGATGACAAATTTAGTGTACAAGCACGGCAATTTTCTGAAAAATTAACCTAAGGTGAATTTGCCATGCTCACCAACTAAATTTACCATTCTCAACAAAcataatttgacataaaaaacattCCATTTGCCATGCgtaattcccccccccccaatatcAGGTAGCAGGTTAGACCCAACAAAGAAGTACACGGATACATGAAGTAAAGAAAACAGTTGAGCCAGTGAAATGGGCAAACAAGTTCCCTAGATCTGGAGTTATAAATGAAGAACATGTACACTCTGATCATTGCCCTCTCATTCTGGATACAGAATATTTTGAAGGTAATGTTTTTAACCAACCAAGAAGCCGACTGAAACAATTTGAAGCCCGATGGCTCAAAGAAGAAACATTTGAAGAAATTGTACGTACATCATGGGAAAAAGCAAAGACACGGGGTATTGGGCCATCTCTTGTTGAGCGTACACGAGCGGTGAATGCTGATTTGCATATTTGGGACCGTGATATTTTGAGAGGAccaaaaaaagaataaataaattaaaaaaagaattGGAGAAGCTGCGGAGGGGTCCTATAAATGCGGAATCCCAAGTATGACAAAAAGAGATTCTTGTCATTATTGAATATCTTTTAGAGCAAGAGGAGATCTACTTGCTACAAAGGGGTCATGCAAACTGGCTTTTACATGATGATCGCAACACTTCTTTTTTCCACAATGCGGCAACGACCAAAAAAAAAGAAATCAGATTAAAAAATTGCTTGATGATAATGGTGTTTGGCTGCAAGATACAGAGATGAGAAACCATATTACGGGTTACTTTTCTAATCTATTTACGTCACAAGTTGCTCAACCGAATCCGGATGTTTTATCCCTCGTCAGAAGAGAAGTGACAGATGAAATGAATATTGCTCTCCTCGCCCCTTATATGGTAGAGGAGGTTCGAAATGAAggaaaaatatgccctagaggcaataataaagttgttatttacatttccttatatcatgataaatgtttattattcatgctagaattgtattaaccggaaacttagtacatgtgagaatacatagacaaacagaatgtccctagtatgcctctacttgactagttcgttaatcaaaaatggttaagtttcctgaccatagacatgtgttgtcatttgataaacgggatcacatcattagagaatgatgtgatgaacaagacccacccatccgttagtttagcaAGTTGATCATtctgttttattgctattgctttcttcatgacttatacatattcctctaactatgagattatgcaactcccgaataccggaggaacaccctgtgtgctatcaaaaatcataagtaactgggtgattataaagatgctctacaggtgtctccgaaggtgtttgttgggttgacatagatcaagattaggatttgtcactccgagtatcggagaggtatctctgggctctctcggtaatgcacatcattataagccttgcaagaaatgtgactaatgagttacttacggaatgatgcattacagaacgagtaaagagacttgccggcaacgagattgaactaggtatgaggataccgatgatcgaatctcgggcaagtaacataccgatgacaaagggaataacgtatgttgtcatgcggtttgaccgataaaaatcttcgtagaatatgtaggaaccaatatgagcatccaggttccgctattggttattgatcggagatgtgtctcggtcaagtctacatagttctcgaacccatagggtccgtgatgtctactatgcaaccttcttcttgtagacgttgttgggcctccaagtgcagaggtttgtaggacagtagcaaatttccctcaagtggatgacctaaggtttatcaatccgtgggaggcgtaggatgaagatggtctctctcaagcaaccctcaaccaaataacaaagagtctcttgtgtccccaacacacccaatacaatggtaaattgtataggtgcactagttcggcgaagagatggtgatacaagtgcaatatatatggtagatataggtttttgtaatctaaaaatataaaaacagcaaggtagcaagtgataaaactgagcacaaacggtattgcaatgctaggaaacaaggcctagggttcatactttcactagtgcaagttctctcaacaataataacataattggaccatataactaaccctcaacatgcaacaaagagtcactccaaagtcactaatagcggagaacaaacgaagagattatggtaggatacgaaaccacctcaaagttattctttttgatcgatctattcaagagttcgtactagaataacaccttaagacacaaatcaaccaaaaccctaatgtcacatagatactccaatgtcacctcaagtatccatgggtatgattatacgatatgcatcacacaatcttagattcatctattcaaaccaacacaaagtacttcaatgagtgccccaaagtttctaccggagagtcaagatgataacgtgtgccaacctctatgcataagttcacaaggtgaacccgcaagttgatcaccaaaaaaaatcaagtaaatcacgtgaatatcccattgttaccatagataagcacatgcaagacatacatcaagtgttctcaaatccttaaagactcaatctgataagataacttcaaagggaaaactcaatccattacaagagactagagggggagaaacatcataagatccaactataatagcaaagctcgcgtgaaagcacaagtgctccctaggtggttttgataattgatgacaacatatctcttgttggactaacatttctatctagcatgtttcagataagttcaacaatggagtggcatggactaaaggttgtgggagctccttcaagatgctaaggacaaaggattggctaaagcttcaagctcaagactctttattttacattttagtgatccaagatcacattgagtccataggaaaagccaatactatcaaggagggatgaggtgttgcttaatgagcctcttgcttcatgtgcttaataatatgctccaaaatcctcagctactttcccacttccacaaatgacctaagccctaagccaaactcggtcataccgattctttctatccggcgccaccgagtttcacttgtcataagccactgccaaaccctagcaattcggttctaccgatagggatctcggtctcaccgagatgggattgcaaactctctgttacctattgcaatattttctgtcccaccgagatatgcaatcagtcccaccgagattgcaatgtaaattcagtgtttcctttttgtaacttttcggtctcaccgaaagagcaaatcggtcccaccgagtttgcctgaccaactctctggttagctaattaccaaaatcggtctcaccgagtttgtgtaatcggtctcaccgagattacgttatgcccaaaccctaaccatatcggtcctaccgagttgcatgtcagtcccaccgaaaatctctaacggtcactaggtttaccttttcgatccgaccgagtttgttgattcggtcccaccgagattggaaaactgtgtgtaacggttggattttgtgtggaggctatatatacccctccacctcctcttcattcgtggagagagccatcagaacacatacacaattccaactcatatgttctgagagagaaccacctactcatgtgttgagaccaagatattccattcctaccatatgaatcttgatctctagccttccccaagttgctttccactcaaatcttctttccacaaaatccaaatcctatgagagagagttgagtgttggggagactatcatttgaagcacaagagcaaggagttcattacctacacaccatttgttacttcttggagagtggtgtctcctagattggctaggtgttacttgggagcctccgacaagattgtggagttgaaccaaggagtttgtaagggcaaggagatcgcctacttcgtgaagatctaccgctagtgaggcaagtccttcgtgggcgatggccatggtgggatagacaaggttgcttcttcgtggaccctttgtgggtggttgcttcttcgtggacccttcgtgggtggagccctccgtggactcgcgcaaccgttacccttcgtgggtggagccctccgtggactcgcgcaaccgttacccttcgtgggttgaagtctccatcaacgtggatgtaggatagcaccacctatccgaaccacgggaaaaacatccgtgtctccaattgcgtttgaattctccaaacccttccccttacattcttgcaagttgcatgctttacattccgctgctcatatactctttgcatgcttgcttgatatgtattgtgtatgttgaaattgtgcctaaaactccactcaaaccaaaaaggcctaaaaattgcaactttagcactaagtgtctaatcacccccctctagacacatctacttctagatcctacaagtggtatcagagctttggtctccattgccttggtttaatcaccattggaggaagatggatgtgtctactttagggagtcttagacatagagtgcctattcttgatggagagtattttcatgagtggaaaaatgagatgcttgtaatcttcaatcaatatcatttaaacaagtatattgctagcccttgtgcacctcatattgatcctttgcatcctaccctagatgaagatattgacatgattcgcaatcttagaactattgagctcatcattagaggattgcccaaaatttgattgctagtttgcctactcttaattgtgcctatactatatggaaatttcttgaggaacgatttcccgatcattcctttaaaactttggatgaaattctccataaatctattgccttgagtaagatgaactctagtgatcctagttttggtaattgtctatttgaacttaccaatcttaagcatgctaaaggagatgttggaatcattagtgatatcatattcgaagctataagaattcataaaagtgaccactttgatgatcatttatctaatgaattaccctctctaggaaatgatgagtcacaagatcatgatgaacatggatactatgatgatgatgatgatagtgacttcgatcttgatgatgcaatgagacattttggtcttatggcaaatcttcggggatatgaatcaggaggaaaggaatgggttcttgatagtggatgtactgatcatatgaccggagatgaagagatgtttcgtgagcttgctgaaaatgacggccctcgaaaatatgtcacctttggtgataattcaaagggtaaagtggttggccttggtaaggtggccatctcacatgatagttccattcaaaatgtcatgctcgttgaatctcttggctacaacttactttcagtatctagacttgctgatttcggtttgaatgtcctatttactgaggtagattgccaagtatttcgtcgagacaatcataaaatggtctttaccggtatgcgtagaggtgatctttacattgtcgatttctctaaaaaggcacaacctaaaacttgctttgttgctaaatcctcaaaaggttggttgtggcatagacgactaggtcacgttggcatgagaaaccttgacaagcttattaaaggaaatcatatccttggagttaacgatgtcatatttgataaggatagactttgcagtgcttgtcaagcaggtaaacaggttggaggaaggcatcccgtgaagaacatcatgaccacaagaaggccactcgagctacttcatatggatctttttggtcccaacgcctacaagagtctcggtggaaattcttttggtctagttatagttgatgatttttcaagatttacatgggtgttctttcttaatgacaagtcgcaggtccagaagatcttcagaaacttcgctaggaaggcccaaaatcagtttgacgtgaagatcaagaaggttcggagtgacaacggaacggagttcaagaacgcaaatgtggacacctttcttgacgaagaagggatttcacacgagttctcggctacgtacacacctcaacaaaatggagttgttgagaggaagaaccggacgctcatcgaaatggcaagaacgatgcttgatgaatacaagacgccgaagcacttttgggcagaagcggttgagacagcttgtcacgcaacaaatcgcttatatcttcacaagctactcggcaagacggcatacgagcttctcaccggtaacaaaccccaagttggatactttcgagtattcggctcaaagtgctacattcttgataagcatcgtcgttcaaagtttgctcctaaatctcatgaaggttttctacttggttatggctcaaactctcacacttaccgtgtctacaacaatttcacccgaaaggttgaagagacggtagatgtgaagtttgatgaatctaatggctcgcaagtaga encodes the following:
- the LOC123102543 gene encoding phosphatidylglycerophosphate phosphatase PTPMT1, producing the protein MLLVPPSEWEGERDVSGEPDGARGVDEMPPALPSGREEERGVGGEAGVGGEMVSDWRDEAGSLGVKRAFVEVFARALFYPTVMLNYGRSLIEPEFHWWDRIDKDIWIGAVPHQPMS